The following coding sequences are from one Bombus terrestris chromosome 14, iyBomTerr1.2, whole genome shotgun sequence window:
- the LOC100645846 gene encoding ephrin type-B receptor 1-B isoform X1, with product MAPFNMAGVAGLLATCAAAAASAAHLLPLLLLLICPRGTHAEQVVLLDTTQEEKLEWTKYPFGAEANTPGWVEESFTNFDKGINWRSYVVCDVAYNNVNNWLWTPFIERGPANRMYIEIQFTTRDCSLFPGNALSCKETFSLLYYEFDVATKEPPPWETDSYKLIGRIAAGEGRFNTNTGVVINTEVKSIPVTKKGVYFAFRDQGACISILAIKVYYISCPEISVNFAHFPATPTGREVALIEQTIGTCVDNAVVIEQPTFLCKGDGKWYLPNGGCHCKPGYQADVEKQACTECAIGKFKHEAGSHSCEACPAHSKSSDYGFTECRCNAGYFRAEKDPKKMPCTQPPSAPQNLTVNFVDQSTVILSWNAPHMLGGRTDTTYRVVCDACSMGVKYIPNTEVFNDTKITITGLNAVTTYRFQVFAENGVSALAGKSEYVDITVTTEASVPSLVSNVRITSVKSSELSISWDAPVTEVGGDSDLVERYEVRCYPRYDDATNATVIQTSELSATFKGLKPSTDYAIQVRAKTTRGWGEYTPIVYKKTPHAMGLDYVGEDDNMQVRIIAGAIVAVVVLLVIIIIMTVLILRSRASDECNKKQPSDCDTLEYRNGEGLVVTYMHCKMDSSPIVTTHTNNKSKSSLTTPLFTPAVGVAAASAGGAGGGGARSYVDPHTYEDPNQAVREFAREIDAGYITIEAIIGGGEFGDVCRGKLKLPPDGRTEIDVAIKTLKPGSADKARNDFLTEASIMGQFEHPNVIFLQGVVTKSNPVMIITEFMENGSLDTFLRANDGKFQVLQLVGMLRGIASGMQYLAEMNYVHRDLAARNVLVNAALVCKIADFGLSREIESATEGAYTTRTVYSGKKGGKIPVRWTAPEAIAFRKFTSASDVWSMGIVCWEVMSYGERPYWNWSNQDVIKSIEKGYRLPAPMDCPEAIYQLMLDCWQKERTHRPTFANLTQTLDKLIRSPDTLRKIAQNRIRERGAPPPPPPASSTSSNVHLRKRGTNPLAPDAVDLTQLTSVSEWLASIKMSRYAESFERSGVTTLEAAARVTVQELTALGVTLVGHQKKIMNSVTALRAQMSATSQGFLV from the exons TGGGTGGAAGAGTCGTTCACGAACTTCGACAAGGGCATCAATTGGCGGAGTTACGTCGTCTGCGACGTAGCGTACAACAACGTGAACAATTGGCTGTGGACGCCGTTCATCGAGAGGGGACCGGCGAACCgcatgtacatagaaatacaaTTCACGACTCGTGACTGCTCGTTGTTCCCCGGAAACGCGCTCAGTTGCAAAGAAACTTTCAGTCTACTTTACTACGAGTTCGACGTGGCTACCAAGGAACCGCCGCCGTGGGAAACGGATAGTTACAAGTTGATCG GACGCATCGCTGCTGGCGAGGGAAGGTTCAACACTAACACCGGGGTGGTTATAAACACGGAGGTCAAGTCCATTCCAGTGACGAAGAAGGGCGTGTACTTTGCGTTCCGCGACCAGGGAGCTTGCATCTCCATCTTGGCCATTAAAGTTTACTACATCAGCTGTCCGGAGATCTCTGTGAACTTTGCACACTTCCCGGCAACGCCAACGGGTCGCGAAGTCGCGTTGATCGAACAAACGATCGGCACTTGCGTGGACAACGCCGTGGTCATCGAACAGCCAACCTTCCTCTGCAAAGGAGATGGCAAATGGTACCTGCCTAACGGTGGATGTCACTGCAAACCTGGCTATCAGGCTGACGTCGAGAAGCAAGCGTGCACCGAGTGCGCGATCGGTAAATTCAAACACGAAGCTGGGTCGCACAGTTGCGAAGCTTGTCCGGCTCACAGCAAATCCTCCGATTACGGATTCACCGAATGTCGATGCAACGCCGGTTATTTTAGGGCCGAGAAAGATCCGAAGAAAATGCCTTGTACAC AACCACCGTCGGCGCCACAAAATTTGACGGTGAACTTCGTTGACCAGTCTACTGTGATTCTGTCGTGGAACGCGCCGCACATGCTGGGCGGCAGAACAGATACGACTTACAGGGTGGTCTGCGATGCCTGTAGTATGGGCGTCAAATACATTCCCAACACC GAAGTTTTCAACGATACGAAGATCACGATAACGGGTCTAAACGCGGTGACCACGTATCGATTCCAAGTATTTGCCGAGAACGGTGTGTCGGCGTTGGCTGGAAAATCCGAGTACGTGGACATCACCGTCACCACAGAAGCTAGCGTACCTAGTTTGGTGAGCAACGTCAGGATTACCAGCGTGAAGAGTTCGGAACTGAGCATTAGTTGGGACGCTCCGGTAACCGAGGTCGGTGGAGACAGCGATCTGGTCGAAAGATACGAAG TGAGGTGTTATCCGCGATACGACGATGCTACCAACGCTACGGTTATACAAACTTCCGAGTTATCCGCGACGTTCAAGGGCCTAAAACCATCGACGGACTACGCGATACAAGTACGAGCGAAGACTACGCGAGGCTGGGGCGAATATACGCCCATAGTTTATAAAAAGACGCCTCATGCTATGGGACTAG ACTACGTCGGAGAAGATGACAATATGCAAGTAAGGATCATAGCAGGAGCTATCGTTGCTGTGGTAGTCCTTCTGGTGATCATCATTATCATGACCGTTCTAATTTTGAGAAG CAGGGCCTCGGACGAATGCAACAAGAAACAGCCCAGTGACTGCGATACCCTGGAGTATAGAAACGGCGAAG GACTAGTTGTGACCTACA TGCACTGCAAAATGGACAGTTCACCGATTGTGACAACCCACACCAACAACAAGAGCAAGTCCTCGC TGACCACGCCGCTGTTCACACCTGCAGTGGGAGTTGCTGCCGCGAGTGCGGGAGGTGCTGGTGGCGGAGGTGCAAGGAGTTACGTCGATCCTCATACTTACGAAGATCCGAATCAAGCTGTGAGAGAATTCGCCCGAGAAATCGACGCAGGATACATTACGATAGAAGCTATCATAG GTGGTGGAGAATTTGGCGACGTTTGTCGAGGAAAATTAAAACTACCGCCAGACGGTCGAACGGAGATCGACGTCGCGATCAAGACATTGAAACCAGGCTCCGCCGACAAAGCTCGCAACGACTTCCTCACTGAAGCCTCCATCATGGGTCAGTTCGAGCATCCGAACGTGATATTCCTGCAAGGTGTCGTAACCAAGAGCAATCCAGTGATGATCATCACTGAGTTCATGGAGAACGGTAGCCTGGACACTTTCCTGCGTGCGAACGACGGCAAGTTCCAGGTGCTGCAGCTTGTAGGCATGCTTCGCGGTATAGCGAGCGGCATGCAGTATCTCGCTGAAATGAACTACGTACATCGAGATCTCGCGGCGAGGAACGTGCTCGTGAATGCTGCCCTCGTCTGCAAGATCGCCGATTTCGGGCTTAGCCGGGAGATCGAAAGCGCCACGGAAGGAGCGTACACGACCAGG ACTGTTTACTCCGGCAAAAAGGGTGGAAAGATCCCGGTACGATGGACAGCTCCGGAAGCGATAGCGTTCCGAAAGTTCACCAGCGCTTCCGACGTATGGAGCATGGGCATCGTTTGTTGGGAGGTGATGTCCTACGGCGAAAGACCGTATTGGAACTGGTCTAATCAGGATGTGATAAAGTCGATCGAAAAAGGATACAGGCTTCCAGCACCGATGGATTGTCCGGAAGCGATCTATCAGCTGATGCTCGATTGCTGGCAGAAGGAACGAACCCATCGTCCTACCTTTGCCAATCTCACTCAAACCTTGGACAAATTGATACGAAGCCCGGACACGCTGAGGAAAATCGCCCAGAACAG AATCAGGGAAAGGGGTGCTCCGCCCCCACCCCCACCCGCCTCGTCGACATCCTCCAACGTGCATTTGAGGAAAAG GGGCACCAATCCACTGGCGCCGGACGCGGTGGACTTGACGCAGCTGACCTCGGTCAGCGAGTGGCTGGCTTCCATCAAGATGTCACGGTACGCGGAGAGTTTCGAAAGATCCGGAGTGACTACCTTGGAGGCGGCCGCGCGTGTTACCGTACAAGAGCTGACGGCGCTCGGGGTGACGTTGGTGGGACACCAGAAGAAGATAATGAACAGCGTGACAGCGCTCAGAGCGCAGATGTCGGCCACTTCGCAAGGTTTTCTCGTTTAA
- the LOC100645846 gene encoding ephrin type-B receptor 1-B isoform X2, which translates to MAPFNMAGVAGLLATCAAAAASAAHLLPLLLLLICPRGTHAEQVVLLDTTQEEKLEWTKYPFGAEANTPGWVEESFTNFDKGINWRSYVVCDVAYNNVNNWLWTPFIERGPANRMYIEIQFTTRDCSLFPGNALSCKETFSLLYYEFDVATKEPPPWETDSYKLIGRIAAGEGRFNTNTGVVINTEVKSIPVTKKGVYFAFRDQGACISILAIKVYYISCPEISVNFAHFPATPTGREVALIEQTIGTCVDNAVVIEQPTFLCKGDGKWYLPNGGCHCKPGYQADVEKQACTECAIGKFKHEAGSHSCEACPAHSKSSDYGFTECRCNAGYFRAEKDPKKMPCTQPPSAPQNLTVNFVDQSTVILSWNAPHMLGGRTDTTYRVVCDACSMGVKYIPNTEVFNDTKITITGLNAVTTYRFQVFAENGVSALAGKSEYVDITVTTEASVPSLVSNVRITSVKSSELSISWDAPVTEVGGDSDLVERYEVRCYPRYDDATNATVIQTSELSATFKGLKPSTDYAIQVRAKTTRGWGEYTPIVYKKTPHAMGLDYVGEDDNMQVRIIAGAIVAVVVLLVIIIIMTVLILRRASDECNKKQPSDCDTLEYRNGEGLVVTYMHCKMDSSPIVTTHTNNKSKSSLTTPLFTPAVGVAAASAGGAGGGGARSYVDPHTYEDPNQAVREFAREIDAGYITIEAIIGGGEFGDVCRGKLKLPPDGRTEIDVAIKTLKPGSADKARNDFLTEASIMGQFEHPNVIFLQGVVTKSNPVMIITEFMENGSLDTFLRANDGKFQVLQLVGMLRGIASGMQYLAEMNYVHRDLAARNVLVNAALVCKIADFGLSREIESATEGAYTTRTVYSGKKGGKIPVRWTAPEAIAFRKFTSASDVWSMGIVCWEVMSYGERPYWNWSNQDVIKSIEKGYRLPAPMDCPEAIYQLMLDCWQKERTHRPTFANLTQTLDKLIRSPDTLRKIAQNRIRERGAPPPPPPASSTSSNVHLRKRGTNPLAPDAVDLTQLTSVSEWLASIKMSRYAESFERSGVTTLEAAARVTVQELTALGVTLVGHQKKIMNSVTALRAQMSATSQGFLV; encoded by the exons TGGGTGGAAGAGTCGTTCACGAACTTCGACAAGGGCATCAATTGGCGGAGTTACGTCGTCTGCGACGTAGCGTACAACAACGTGAACAATTGGCTGTGGACGCCGTTCATCGAGAGGGGACCGGCGAACCgcatgtacatagaaatacaaTTCACGACTCGTGACTGCTCGTTGTTCCCCGGAAACGCGCTCAGTTGCAAAGAAACTTTCAGTCTACTTTACTACGAGTTCGACGTGGCTACCAAGGAACCGCCGCCGTGGGAAACGGATAGTTACAAGTTGATCG GACGCATCGCTGCTGGCGAGGGAAGGTTCAACACTAACACCGGGGTGGTTATAAACACGGAGGTCAAGTCCATTCCAGTGACGAAGAAGGGCGTGTACTTTGCGTTCCGCGACCAGGGAGCTTGCATCTCCATCTTGGCCATTAAAGTTTACTACATCAGCTGTCCGGAGATCTCTGTGAACTTTGCACACTTCCCGGCAACGCCAACGGGTCGCGAAGTCGCGTTGATCGAACAAACGATCGGCACTTGCGTGGACAACGCCGTGGTCATCGAACAGCCAACCTTCCTCTGCAAAGGAGATGGCAAATGGTACCTGCCTAACGGTGGATGTCACTGCAAACCTGGCTATCAGGCTGACGTCGAGAAGCAAGCGTGCACCGAGTGCGCGATCGGTAAATTCAAACACGAAGCTGGGTCGCACAGTTGCGAAGCTTGTCCGGCTCACAGCAAATCCTCCGATTACGGATTCACCGAATGTCGATGCAACGCCGGTTATTTTAGGGCCGAGAAAGATCCGAAGAAAATGCCTTGTACAC AACCACCGTCGGCGCCACAAAATTTGACGGTGAACTTCGTTGACCAGTCTACTGTGATTCTGTCGTGGAACGCGCCGCACATGCTGGGCGGCAGAACAGATACGACTTACAGGGTGGTCTGCGATGCCTGTAGTATGGGCGTCAAATACATTCCCAACACC GAAGTTTTCAACGATACGAAGATCACGATAACGGGTCTAAACGCGGTGACCACGTATCGATTCCAAGTATTTGCCGAGAACGGTGTGTCGGCGTTGGCTGGAAAATCCGAGTACGTGGACATCACCGTCACCACAGAAGCTAGCGTACCTAGTTTGGTGAGCAACGTCAGGATTACCAGCGTGAAGAGTTCGGAACTGAGCATTAGTTGGGACGCTCCGGTAACCGAGGTCGGTGGAGACAGCGATCTGGTCGAAAGATACGAAG TGAGGTGTTATCCGCGATACGACGATGCTACCAACGCTACGGTTATACAAACTTCCGAGTTATCCGCGACGTTCAAGGGCCTAAAACCATCGACGGACTACGCGATACAAGTACGAGCGAAGACTACGCGAGGCTGGGGCGAATATACGCCCATAGTTTATAAAAAGACGCCTCATGCTATGGGACTAG ACTACGTCGGAGAAGATGACAATATGCAAGTAAGGATCATAGCAGGAGCTATCGTTGCTGTGGTAGTCCTTCTGGTGATCATCATTATCATGACCGTTCTAATTTTGAGAAG GGCCTCGGACGAATGCAACAAGAAACAGCCCAGTGACTGCGATACCCTGGAGTATAGAAACGGCGAAG GACTAGTTGTGACCTACA TGCACTGCAAAATGGACAGTTCACCGATTGTGACAACCCACACCAACAACAAGAGCAAGTCCTCGC TGACCACGCCGCTGTTCACACCTGCAGTGGGAGTTGCTGCCGCGAGTGCGGGAGGTGCTGGTGGCGGAGGTGCAAGGAGTTACGTCGATCCTCATACTTACGAAGATCCGAATCAAGCTGTGAGAGAATTCGCCCGAGAAATCGACGCAGGATACATTACGATAGAAGCTATCATAG GTGGTGGAGAATTTGGCGACGTTTGTCGAGGAAAATTAAAACTACCGCCAGACGGTCGAACGGAGATCGACGTCGCGATCAAGACATTGAAACCAGGCTCCGCCGACAAAGCTCGCAACGACTTCCTCACTGAAGCCTCCATCATGGGTCAGTTCGAGCATCCGAACGTGATATTCCTGCAAGGTGTCGTAACCAAGAGCAATCCAGTGATGATCATCACTGAGTTCATGGAGAACGGTAGCCTGGACACTTTCCTGCGTGCGAACGACGGCAAGTTCCAGGTGCTGCAGCTTGTAGGCATGCTTCGCGGTATAGCGAGCGGCATGCAGTATCTCGCTGAAATGAACTACGTACATCGAGATCTCGCGGCGAGGAACGTGCTCGTGAATGCTGCCCTCGTCTGCAAGATCGCCGATTTCGGGCTTAGCCGGGAGATCGAAAGCGCCACGGAAGGAGCGTACACGACCAGG ACTGTTTACTCCGGCAAAAAGGGTGGAAAGATCCCGGTACGATGGACAGCTCCGGAAGCGATAGCGTTCCGAAAGTTCACCAGCGCTTCCGACGTATGGAGCATGGGCATCGTTTGTTGGGAGGTGATGTCCTACGGCGAAAGACCGTATTGGAACTGGTCTAATCAGGATGTGATAAAGTCGATCGAAAAAGGATACAGGCTTCCAGCACCGATGGATTGTCCGGAAGCGATCTATCAGCTGATGCTCGATTGCTGGCAGAAGGAACGAACCCATCGTCCTACCTTTGCCAATCTCACTCAAACCTTGGACAAATTGATACGAAGCCCGGACACGCTGAGGAAAATCGCCCAGAACAG AATCAGGGAAAGGGGTGCTCCGCCCCCACCCCCACCCGCCTCGTCGACATCCTCCAACGTGCATTTGAGGAAAAG GGGCACCAATCCACTGGCGCCGGACGCGGTGGACTTGACGCAGCTGACCTCGGTCAGCGAGTGGCTGGCTTCCATCAAGATGTCACGGTACGCGGAGAGTTTCGAAAGATCCGGAGTGACTACCTTGGAGGCGGCCGCGCGTGTTACCGTACAAGAGCTGACGGCGCTCGGGGTGACGTTGGTGGGACACCAGAAGAAGATAATGAACAGCGTGACAGCGCTCAGAGCGCAGATGTCGGCCACTTCGCAAGGTTTTCTCGTTTAA
- the LOC100645846 gene encoding ephrin type-B receptor 1-B isoform X7, with the protein MAPFNMAGVAGLLATCAAAAASAAHLLPLLLLLICPRGTHAEQVVLLDTTQEEKLEWTKYPFGAEANTPGWVEESFTNFDKGINWRSYVVCDVAYNNVNNWLWTPFIERGPANRMYIEIQFTTRDCSLFPGNALSCKETFSLLYYEFDVATKEPPPWETDSYKLIGRIAAGEGRFNTNTGVVINTEVKSIPVTKKGVYFAFRDQGACISILAIKVYYISCPEISVNFAHFPATPTGREVALIEQTIGTCVDNAVVIEQPTFLCKGDGKWYLPNGGCHCKPGYQADVEKQACTECAIGKFKHEAGSHSCEACPAHSKSSDYGFTECRCNAGYFRAEKDPKKMPCTQPPSAPQNLTVNFVDQSTVILSWNAPHMLGGRTDTTYRVVCDACSMGVKYIPNTEVFNDTKITITGLNAVTTYRFQVFAENGVSALAGKSEYVDITVTTEASVPSLVSNVRITSVKSSELSISWDAPVTEVGGDSDLVERYEVRCYPRYDDATNATVIQTSELSATFKGLKPSTDYAIQVRAKTTRGWGEYTPIVYKKTPHAMGLDYVGEDDNMQVRIIAGAIVAVVVLLVIIIIMTVLILRSRASDECNKKQPSDCDTLEYRNGEGLVVTYMHCKMDSSPIVTTHTNNKSKSSLTTPLFTPAVGVAAASAGGAGGGGARSYVDPHTYEDPNQAVREFAREIDAGYITIEAIIGGGEFGDVCRGKLKLPPDGRTEIDVAIKTLKPGSADKARNDFLTEASIMGQFEHPNVIFLQGVVTKSNPVMIITEFMENGSLDTFLRANDGKFQVLQLVGMLRGIASGMQYLAEMNYVHRDLAARNVLVNAALVCKIADFGLSREIESATEGAYTTRTVYSGKKGGKIPVRWTAPEAIAFRKFTSASDVWSMGIVCWEVMSYGERPYWNWSNQDVIKSIEKGYRLPAPMDCPEAIYQLMLDCWQKERTHRPTFANLTQTLDKLIRSPDTLRKIAQNRGTNPLAPDAVDLTQLTSVSEWLASIKMSRYAESFERSGVTTLEAAARVTVQELTALGVTLVGHQKKIMNSVTALRAQMSATSQGFLV; encoded by the exons TGGGTGGAAGAGTCGTTCACGAACTTCGACAAGGGCATCAATTGGCGGAGTTACGTCGTCTGCGACGTAGCGTACAACAACGTGAACAATTGGCTGTGGACGCCGTTCATCGAGAGGGGACCGGCGAACCgcatgtacatagaaatacaaTTCACGACTCGTGACTGCTCGTTGTTCCCCGGAAACGCGCTCAGTTGCAAAGAAACTTTCAGTCTACTTTACTACGAGTTCGACGTGGCTACCAAGGAACCGCCGCCGTGGGAAACGGATAGTTACAAGTTGATCG GACGCATCGCTGCTGGCGAGGGAAGGTTCAACACTAACACCGGGGTGGTTATAAACACGGAGGTCAAGTCCATTCCAGTGACGAAGAAGGGCGTGTACTTTGCGTTCCGCGACCAGGGAGCTTGCATCTCCATCTTGGCCATTAAAGTTTACTACATCAGCTGTCCGGAGATCTCTGTGAACTTTGCACACTTCCCGGCAACGCCAACGGGTCGCGAAGTCGCGTTGATCGAACAAACGATCGGCACTTGCGTGGACAACGCCGTGGTCATCGAACAGCCAACCTTCCTCTGCAAAGGAGATGGCAAATGGTACCTGCCTAACGGTGGATGTCACTGCAAACCTGGCTATCAGGCTGACGTCGAGAAGCAAGCGTGCACCGAGTGCGCGATCGGTAAATTCAAACACGAAGCTGGGTCGCACAGTTGCGAAGCTTGTCCGGCTCACAGCAAATCCTCCGATTACGGATTCACCGAATGTCGATGCAACGCCGGTTATTTTAGGGCCGAGAAAGATCCGAAGAAAATGCCTTGTACAC AACCACCGTCGGCGCCACAAAATTTGACGGTGAACTTCGTTGACCAGTCTACTGTGATTCTGTCGTGGAACGCGCCGCACATGCTGGGCGGCAGAACAGATACGACTTACAGGGTGGTCTGCGATGCCTGTAGTATGGGCGTCAAATACATTCCCAACACC GAAGTTTTCAACGATACGAAGATCACGATAACGGGTCTAAACGCGGTGACCACGTATCGATTCCAAGTATTTGCCGAGAACGGTGTGTCGGCGTTGGCTGGAAAATCCGAGTACGTGGACATCACCGTCACCACAGAAGCTAGCGTACCTAGTTTGGTGAGCAACGTCAGGATTACCAGCGTGAAGAGTTCGGAACTGAGCATTAGTTGGGACGCTCCGGTAACCGAGGTCGGTGGAGACAGCGATCTGGTCGAAAGATACGAAG TGAGGTGTTATCCGCGATACGACGATGCTACCAACGCTACGGTTATACAAACTTCCGAGTTATCCGCGACGTTCAAGGGCCTAAAACCATCGACGGACTACGCGATACAAGTACGAGCGAAGACTACGCGAGGCTGGGGCGAATATACGCCCATAGTTTATAAAAAGACGCCTCATGCTATGGGACTAG ACTACGTCGGAGAAGATGACAATATGCAAGTAAGGATCATAGCAGGAGCTATCGTTGCTGTGGTAGTCCTTCTGGTGATCATCATTATCATGACCGTTCTAATTTTGAGAAG CAGGGCCTCGGACGAATGCAACAAGAAACAGCCCAGTGACTGCGATACCCTGGAGTATAGAAACGGCGAAG GACTAGTTGTGACCTACA TGCACTGCAAAATGGACAGTTCACCGATTGTGACAACCCACACCAACAACAAGAGCAAGTCCTCGC TGACCACGCCGCTGTTCACACCTGCAGTGGGAGTTGCTGCCGCGAGTGCGGGAGGTGCTGGTGGCGGAGGTGCAAGGAGTTACGTCGATCCTCATACTTACGAAGATCCGAATCAAGCTGTGAGAGAATTCGCCCGAGAAATCGACGCAGGATACATTACGATAGAAGCTATCATAG GTGGTGGAGAATTTGGCGACGTTTGTCGAGGAAAATTAAAACTACCGCCAGACGGTCGAACGGAGATCGACGTCGCGATCAAGACATTGAAACCAGGCTCCGCCGACAAAGCTCGCAACGACTTCCTCACTGAAGCCTCCATCATGGGTCAGTTCGAGCATCCGAACGTGATATTCCTGCAAGGTGTCGTAACCAAGAGCAATCCAGTGATGATCATCACTGAGTTCATGGAGAACGGTAGCCTGGACACTTTCCTGCGTGCGAACGACGGCAAGTTCCAGGTGCTGCAGCTTGTAGGCATGCTTCGCGGTATAGCGAGCGGCATGCAGTATCTCGCTGAAATGAACTACGTACATCGAGATCTCGCGGCGAGGAACGTGCTCGTGAATGCTGCCCTCGTCTGCAAGATCGCCGATTTCGGGCTTAGCCGGGAGATCGAAAGCGCCACGGAAGGAGCGTACACGACCAGG ACTGTTTACTCCGGCAAAAAGGGTGGAAAGATCCCGGTACGATGGACAGCTCCGGAAGCGATAGCGTTCCGAAAGTTCACCAGCGCTTCCGACGTATGGAGCATGGGCATCGTTTGTTGGGAGGTGATGTCCTACGGCGAAAGACCGTATTGGAACTGGTCTAATCAGGATGTGATAAAGTCGATCGAAAAAGGATACAGGCTTCCAGCACCGATGGATTGTCCGGAAGCGATCTATCAGCTGATGCTCGATTGCTGGCAGAAGGAACGAACCCATCGTCCTACCTTTGCCAATCTCACTCAAACCTTGGACAAATTGATACGAAGCCCGGACACGCTGAGGAAAATCGCCCAGAACAG GGGCACCAATCCACTGGCGCCGGACGCGGTGGACTTGACGCAGCTGACCTCGGTCAGCGAGTGGCTGGCTTCCATCAAGATGTCACGGTACGCGGAGAGTTTCGAAAGATCCGGAGTGACTACCTTGGAGGCGGCCGCGCGTGTTACCGTACAAGAGCTGACGGCGCTCGGGGTGACGTTGGTGGGACACCAGAAGAAGATAATGAACAGCGTGACAGCGCTCAGAGCGCAGATGTCGGCCACTTCGCAAGGTTTTCTCGTTTAA